A section of the Hippea sp. KM1 genome encodes:
- a CDS encoding IS3 family transposase, translating into MKKSTRHLLNSSEQKYRFIEMFRNEFPVERMAKVLDITRDSYYKWLRRRQSKRKQENEFLLSRIRHIFYLHKKRYGSSRIHAELKKENITCSRRRVAKLMKSANLISIRYKRHRYPENKNSEKIDKYPPNLLNQDFTVDSPNKVWVSDITYIPTKEGWLYLTTIIDLFNREVVGESRSYNLKTENTVIKALYEAMRKRKPKEKLIFHSDKGVQYHSKEFRNILKAFNITQSTSGKGNCYDNAVAESFFKTLKSELLSNGAFKTKREAKIKVFEYIELYYNKKRIHSSLNWCTPEEYLENYYRNTDKREEETQQVEQKEAV; encoded by the coding sequence ATTAAAAAAAGCACTCGCCATCTTCTCAACTCATCAGAACAAAAATACAGATTTATAGAGATGTTCAGAAATGAATTTCCAGTTGAGAGGATGGCAAAAGTACTGGATATTACAAGGGATAGCTACTACAAATGGCTAAGAAGAAGACAAAGCAAAAGAAAACAGGAAAATGAGTTTCTACTTTCGAGAATACGACACATATTCTATCTCCACAAGAAAAGGTACGGCTCAAGCAGAATCCATGCAGAACTTAAAAAAGAAAACATAACCTGCTCAAGAAGAAGAGTAGCGAAGCTAATGAAGTCAGCCAATCTTATCAGCATAAGATACAAAAGACACAGATACCCAGAAAATAAAAACAGTGAAAAAATAGATAAATATCCGCCCAATCTGTTGAATCAGGACTTTACTGTTGACTCACCCAACAAGGTCTGGGTATCTGATATAACCTATATCCCAACCAAAGAGGGTTGGCTCTATTTAACCACAATAATAGACCTGTTCAACAGAGAGGTAGTGGGTGAGAGCAGGTCATACAACCTAAAAACGGAGAATACCGTCATAAAAGCCCTATATGAGGCAATGAGAAAGAGGAAACCAAAAGAAAAACTCATATTCCACTCAGACAAAGGCGTTCAATACCACTCCAAAGAATTCAGAAACATACTCAAAGCTTTCAATATCACACAAAGCACAAGCGGAAAGGGCAACTGCTATGATAATGCTGTCGCTGAGAGCTTCTTTAAAACCCTAAAGAGTGAGCTTCTATCAAATGGGGCTTTCAAAACAAAAAGAGAAGCTAAAATCAAGGTTTTTGAGTATATAGAGTTGTACTACAACAAGAAAAGGATCCACTCCTCACTGAATTGGTGTACTCCTGAGGAGT
- a CDS encoding transposase, producing the protein MKPRRRFSNEFKLDAVLLTLQGDRTVKEVSEEMDIPYALLCKWRTKYKKLGEKAFVGKGNISEDRKDIKALERELRIVRQERDILKKALAIFSTHQNKNTDL; encoded by the coding sequence ATGAAACCAAGGAGAAGGTTTTCAAATGAATTCAAGTTGGATGCAGTCCTCCTTACTCTTCAAGGAGACAGGACTGTCAAAGAGGTATCAGAGGAGATGGATATCCCCTATGCTCTCCTTTGCAAATGGAGAACAAAATACAAAAAGTTGGGAGAGAAGGCCTTTGTTGGCAAAGGAAACATCTCAGAGGATAGAAAAGACATAAAGGCTTTAGAAAGAGAGTTGAGAATTGTGAGGCAGGAGAGAGACATATTAAAAAAAGCACTCGCCATCTTCTCAACTCATCAGAACAAAAATACAGATTTATAG
- a CDS encoding Wzz/FepE/Etk N-terminal domain-containing protein — protein sequence MDKLEKEERCMDVYQDDEIDLYELWERIWKYRKFIVVFTLSLTIITVVATLFMENIYKSSAVILPTKQGSGGSSLVSQYSGIASLVGISLPGSGGSDDIMALLKSRSLKRETIEKYNLLPVILYKSWDSKNKRWIEKEGIITKIKKAIFGSKKQVFNKEEIRMSKAIKSFSDMIDVNEDKKLGTISVSVEYPDPVIAANLVGDLLSTLKDRMTKEAIEIAKKRKKILEDELNKTQDPTIQQKLYSLIAKQEETMVMAKVSEDFAFKVIDPPQIPIKKYKPKRKLIVIVAFIMSLILGIFLVFFVEFIKEAKNRRQEMLKEESA from the coding sequence ATGGATAAATTGGAAAAAGAAGAAAGATGCATGGATGTTTATCAGGATGATGAGATAGATTTATATGAGTTGTGGGAGAGGATATGGAAGTATAGAAAATTTATAGTTGTTTTTACACTCTCTTTGACGATAATAACCGTTGTGGCAACGCTTTTTATGGAGAATATTTATAAAAGCAGTGCTGTAATATTGCCAACCAAGCAGGGTTCAGGAGGAAGCTCTTTGGTATCTCAATACAGCGGCATTGCGTCTTTGGTTGGTATAAGCCTGCCCGGCTCGGGTGGCAGTGATGATATAATGGCCCTTTTGAAATCAAGGAGCTTGAAAAGGGAAACAATTGAGAAATACAATCTTTTGCCTGTTATACTTTATAAATCGTGGGATAGTAAAAATAAGAGATGGATAGAAAAAGAGGGTATTATAACAAAAATAAAAAAAGCTATTTTTGGCTCCAAAAAGCAGGTTTTTAATAAAGAAGAAATAAGAATGTCAAAAGCTATTAAATCATTTTCCGATATGATAGATGTTAATGAGGATAAAAAGCTTGGAACGATTAGCGTATCTGTGGAGTATCCGGATCCTGTTATAGCCGCCAACCTTGTTGGTGATTTGCTTTCAACCTTAAAGGATAGGATGACCAAAGAGGCTATAGAAATTGCAAAAAAAAGAAAGAAGATATTGGAAGATGAACTTAATAAAACCCAGGATCCAACTATACAACAGAAGCTTTACAGTTTGATAGCGAAACAGGAAGAGACAATGGTTATGGCTAAGGTTAGTGAGGATTTTGCCTTTAAGGTTATCGATCCGCCCCAAATTCCTATTAAGAAATACAAACCCAAAAGAAAACTTATCGTTATAGTGGCTTTTATTATGAGTCTTATTTTGGGTATTTTTTTGGTATTTTTTGTTGAGTTTATAAAAGAGGCTAAAAATAGGAGGCAAGAGATGCTGAAGGAGGAGTCGGCATGA
- a CDS encoding SLBB domain-containing protein: protein MKRSVILFGIIFIIFGFALASNSQNIQGSPNLPANISQTQLQQVIQNNPQFKDLTPEEIQRALEIVRSNRIQQKQAYKSKYRFYDNTTADNLTDNITRNKNFYSEREFDNNSGLFSIYLKTSSGVLDISLEDLKPYGYSLFERKPSEPLFVQPVPPNYVIGPGDEIQVILWGRINAQYNLKVGADGRIFFPNIGPLMVAGMTYSKMQDFLKEQAKRIIGTNVSITLNGLHQIQVFVLGEVKKPGLYSLPAMSTVLDALMACGGPTTRGTLRKIELKRYNRVVNVLDIYDVLMKGDRSHDWILRNNDVVFVPLVGPLVGIAGNVKRPGIYELKKPASLKDIVNMAGGLLPNALSQVIQVVRFKNHKWRIVKDIEFDNKKLLNSFMVKDGDLVKVFSVRSNLKNSVELIGNVKHPGVYSYHPGMKLSELIKSYNDLLPNTYLKYGLIKRYNTSETDTELLRFDLRKILNGQYDIALKPLDKVYIFPKSFFKQKPKYFIFGEVRNPGIYETWDSNFRIKDLIMKAGGLKEGAYMKRAEIVSYKYLDNGSLAEMSRKYVDLRLAMMGDPSNNILLKPFDRVFIRKMPGWGDVINVTIKGEVKFPGVYTLKKGAKLSDLIKEAGGYKDDAYLKGAEYLSPTAREIQQKALEELVRKLQSQIFLSTSETSQKSLSAEEAQTAKTQMTLAERFINTLKQLKAKGRVVIRLAPVRIMEGTPYDIELEDKATLIIPKEKDIVSVVGAVMSPSTFVYSPDFSWKDYIKMAGGYSEFADKSNVFVLKVDGSAYKVSSGAVKWNPFKSRWEVAAFSNKSELDPGDTIVVPSKVQFTPWLRNIKDITQVLMQIAVTTGVVLKLY from the coding sequence ATGAAAAGAAGTGTTATTCTATTTGGAATCATTTTTATTATATTTGGTTTTGCTTTGGCTTCAAATAGCCAGAATATACAAGGCAGTCCTAATTTACCAGCAAATATCTCTCAAACTCAGCTGCAACAGGTTATACAGAACAATCCGCAGTTTAAAGATTTAACGCCTGAGGAGATACAAAGAGCTTTGGAGATAGTTAGGAGTAATAGAATTCAACAAAAACAGGCTTATAAAAGCAAATATAGGTTTTATGATAATACAACAGCAGATAATTTAACTGATAATATAACGAGGAATAAAAATTTTTATTCTGAAAGGGAATTTGACAATAATAGTGGGTTGTTTAGCATTTATCTTAAGACCTCATCTGGCGTTTTGGATATCTCTTTAGAAGATTTAAAACCTTACGGTTACTCTCTGTTTGAAAGAAAACCCAGTGAACCTTTGTTTGTTCAACCTGTCCCACCAAATTATGTTATCGGTCCTGGTGATGAGATACAGGTGATACTGTGGGGAAGGATAAATGCACAATACAACCTTAAGGTTGGTGCAGACGGCAGGATATTCTTTCCTAATATAGGCCCATTAATGGTTGCCGGTATGACATACAGTAAGATGCAGGATTTTTTAAAGGAACAGGCAAAGAGGATAATAGGGACAAATGTATCTATAACCCTTAATGGACTTCATCAAATTCAGGTTTTTGTTTTAGGAGAGGTAAAAAAACCCGGGTTGTATAGCTTGCCTGCCATGTCTACTGTTTTAGATGCTCTAATGGCGTGCGGTGGCCCAACAACACGGGGGACATTAAGAAAAATAGAGCTTAAAAGATATAACAGAGTGGTAAATGTTCTTGATATATACGATGTTTTGATGAAGGGCGATAGGTCGCATGATTGGATATTAAGAAACAACGATGTGGTTTTTGTGCCACTTGTAGGTCCGCTTGTAGGTATTGCCGGTAATGTGAAAAGACCGGGTATATATGAGTTGAAAAAACCGGCAAGCCTTAAGGATATAGTGAATATGGCTGGTGGATTACTGCCCAATGCCCTATCCCAGGTGATTCAGGTTGTAAGGTTTAAGAATCATAAATGGAGAATAGTTAAGGATATAGAGTTTGATAATAAAAAACTATTAAATAGCTTTATGGTTAAGGATGGAGATTTGGTTAAGGTATTTTCTGTCAGAAGTAATCTGAAAAACTCCGTGGAGCTGATTGGTAATGTAAAGCATCCAGGTGTGTATTCATATCATCCCGGTATGAAATTAAGTGAATTAATAAAGAGCTATAATGATTTGTTGCCCAATACATATCTTAAATACGGCCTTATTAAGAGGTATAATACCTCTGAGACCGATACAGAACTGTTGAGATTTGATTTAAGAAAGATATTAAATGGTCAATACGATATTGCCCTTAAACCATTGGATAAAGTCTATATATTCCCCAAATCCTTTTTTAAGCAGAAACCTAAATATTTTATATTCGGAGAAGTTAGAAATCCGGGAATATATGAGACCTGGGATAGCAATTTTAGGATAAAAGACCTTATAATGAAAGCCGGGGGTTTAAAAGAAGGTGCCTATATGAAAAGAGCAGAGATTGTATCTTATAAATACCTGGATAATGGATCCCTGGCTGAGATGTCAAGAAAGTATGTGGATTTAAGGTTGGCTATGATGGGTGATCCGTCCAATAATATTTTGCTAAAACCATTTGATAGGGTTTTTATAAGGAAAATGCCTGGCTGGGGAGATGTAATTAATGTCACCATTAAAGGAGAGGTTAAATTCCCAGGTGTTTATACTTTGAAGAAGGGTGCTAAATTATCGGATTTAATTAAAGAAGCTGGTGGGTATAAGGACGATGCATATCTAAAGGGCGCTGAGTATCTATCACCAACCGCCAGAGAGATTCAGCAAAAGGCTTTAGAGGAGCTTGTCAGAAAGCTGCAGTCACAGATATTCCTATCAACCAGCGAAACAAGCCAAAAATCCCTTTCCGCAGAAGAGGCCCAAACTGCCAAGACCCAGATGACACTGGCAGAAAGGTTTATTAATACGCTTAAACAGCTTAAGGCTAAAGGCAGGGTTGTTATAAGATTGGCTCCTGTTAGGATAATGGAAGGCACCCCATATGATATTGAACTTGAGGATAAAGCGACACTTATTATACCGAAGGAAAAGGATATAGTAAGTGTTGTTGGCGCTGTAATGTCACCCTCAACATTCGTTTATTCGCCAGATTTCAGCTGGAAGGACTATATAAAAATGGCCGGAGGGTATTCTGAATTTGCGGATAAGAGCAATGTGTTTGTGCTAAAAGTTGATGGGAGCGCTTATAAGGTATCATCTGGTGCGGTTAAATGGAATCCGTTTAAATCCAGGTGGGAGGTTGCTGCCTTCTCGAACAAGAGTGAGCTTGATCCGGGTGATACCATTGTTGTTCCAAGTAAGGTTCAATTTACGCCGTGGTTGAGAAATATAAAGGATATTACTCAGGTTTTGATGCAGATAGCCGTTACAACAGGTGTTGTTCTTAAGTTGTATTAA
- a CDS encoding YjbH domain-containing protein, giving the protein MKKALLFLLFFALIKGSVYAADSPFNSPSNYGISGLMAIPNARVMKKNRYRFGASFVYPYWRFYGTFSPLKRLELNGLITDIIGVKGFSNNSKYGNYKDKDIDFKYQLFPEGKWRPAIAIGGNDLIGTRLYASQYLVFSKQIWPFDFTIGLGNGRYGKKQLGRSKSKFEFEMLHHPIEWFKDSKLFWGIEFAPTDRYSLMVEYNPTEFHNQTKDPATRKYFKKPVKSHYNFGLRWKPRKWIELDLSYQRGERFAANLSANFNIGKPLIPIYDPPYVEPVAYFKYPIERRIALALQESGFSNIMVKIEDKRLYIVAENTKYFYQTRALGVVLNILKSIHPKDKKLGVSIILERNFIPEFEFTTTVRDIVDLKDKRISKDNFLYLSKLRTQNIYVPKGEFSNIRMFDWGLKPNTETFLNDPSGFFKYRAGISLWGKYFPWKGGSVYVSVSKYFLNNISTVNKPLSIPVRSDIVLYEKQNFNLDTLLFNQIFKVGDVYFRGAVGLLEYEYAGIDAEVAKPLFDGKLLVGLGGSLVKKRSPDRMFAFADANKLKENVKKYYAPFFLKARINFPSKDLFFDIKAGRFLAGDYGCRFQISKDINGVILSAWYSITNTSVFHDSVNRGYHDYGISLSLPIRLFKGEDSKVVYDYSLSPWTRDVAQDIKHHKELFNYMRRTQPWYLYHHGNEIFK; this is encoded by the coding sequence ATGAAGAAAGCCCTCCTGTTTTTATTGTTTTTTGCATTGATTAAGGGGTCGGTTTATGCAGCCGACTCCCCTTTTAATTCGCCTTCCAATTACGGTATATCTGGCTTGATGGCCATACCCAATGCAAGGGTAATGAAGAAAAACAGGTATAGGTTTGGAGCAAGTTTTGTTTATCCGTATTGGAGATTTTACGGAACATTTTCTCCTCTTAAAAGGCTTGAGCTAAATGGCTTGATTACAGATATAATTGGGGTTAAAGGTTTTAGTAATAATAGTAAATACGGTAATTACAAGGATAAGGATATTGATTTTAAGTATCAGCTTTTTCCTGAGGGTAAATGGAGACCTGCTATAGCAATTGGCGGTAATGATTTAATTGGAACAAGACTGTATGCGTCACAATATTTGGTGTTTAGTAAACAGATATGGCCTTTTGATTTTACTATAGGTTTGGGAAACGGTAGGTATGGAAAGAAGCAACTTGGCAGAAGCAAGAGTAAATTTGAATTTGAGATGCTCCATCACCCTATTGAATGGTTTAAGGATTCTAAATTGTTCTGGGGTATTGAATTTGCACCCACTGATAGATACTCCCTTATGGTTGAATACAATCCTACTGAATTTCACAACCAAACCAAGGATCCTGCAACCAGAAAATACTTCAAAAAACCTGTAAAATCACACTATAATTTTGGATTGAGATGGAAACCAAGAAAGTGGATAGAACTTGATCTGTCTTATCAGAGGGGGGAAAGATTTGCTGCCAATCTGTCTGCCAATTTTAATATAGGTAAGCCTCTTATTCCTATCTATGATCCACCATATGTTGAGCCTGTTGCTTATTTCAAATACCCTATTGAGAGAAGGATTGCTTTGGCATTGCAGGAATCTGGGTTTAGCAATATCATGGTTAAAATAGAGGATAAAAGGCTGTATATAGTTGCAGAGAACACAAAATACTTCTATCAGACAAGGGCATTAGGAGTTGTGTTAAATATATTAAAATCCATCCATCCCAAGGATAAAAAATTGGGTGTCTCTATAATACTGGAGAGGAACTTTATTCCAGAGTTTGAATTTACGACCACTGTTAGGGATATTGTAGATTTGAAAGACAAAAGAATTTCAAAAGATAATTTTTTGTATTTATCTAAACTCAGAACGCAAAACATATATGTGCCTAAGGGTGAATTTAGTAATATCAGGATGTTCGATTGGGGTTTAAAGCCCAATACAGAAACATTTTTAAACGACCCCTCAGGTTTCTTTAAATACAGAGCAGGTATTTCTTTGTGGGGTAAGTATTTCCCGTGGAAGGGCGGCAGTGTATATGTCTCTGTTAGTAAATATTTCTTGAATAACATCTCCACAGTGAATAAACCACTATCAATACCTGTCAGGAGTGATATAGTTTTATATGAAAAACAGAACTTTAATCTGGACACATTGCTTTTTAATCAGATTTTTAAGGTGGGTGATGTGTATTTTAGGGGGGCAGTGGGCCTTTTGGAGTATGAATATGCAGGCATAGATGCTGAAGTTGCAAAACCGCTCTTTGATGGAAAATTGCTTGTGGGTCTTGGTGGAAGCTTGGTTAAAAAGAGGAGTCCGGATAGGATGTTCGCCTTTGCAGATGCTAATAAACTAAAAGAGAATGTGAAAAAATACTATGCGCCGTTCTTTTTGAAGGCCAGGATAAACTTTCCATCGAAGGATCTGTTTTTCGATATAAAAGCAGGAAGATTCTTAGCAGGGGATTATGGGTGCAGATTCCAGATTTCAAAGGATATAAACGGTGTTATACTCTCTGCGTGGTATTCAATAACCAACACATCTGTTTTTCATGATAGTGTTAATAGGGGTTATCATGATTATGGTATATCTTTGAGTTTACCGATAAGGCTGTTTAAGGGTGAGGATAGTAAGGTGGTCTACGACTATTCTCTTTCGCCCTGGACGAGGGATGTTGCCCAGGATATAAAGCATCATAAAGAACTATTTAATTATATGAGACGAACACAACCGTGGTATCTCTATCATCATGGAAATGAGATATTTAAATGA
- a CDS encoding glycosyltransferase family 4 protein, which produces MNQFLIVFVVVFYVSLISCFFLIYLARHRGLFLDKVKENKPQRFHQDDTPRIGGLGIFLAFLIGSLFFANTLALKLFLASLPVSIGGFLEDSSIKVSPKIRLILAFLSAFLVILFTGVLLKNLGFAPFRHLHYAIAFVFTVFAVAGVVNSINIIDGFNGLASGFSLIALAVFSAVSYQLHDTALFEISLVLFFSTLGFFVLNFPFGKIFLGDGGAYFLGFMLAELSVFLVSRHPQVSPWFCLAVMIYPVWEVIFSFYRKKFLRGTSPFEPDRFHFHMLVFRRLTKSNPKTSLLILSFIIPYEFALYFFKNRTSISMLFILFFIVAYNMSYHAIVWHRGKPPSYTS; this is translated from the coding sequence ATGAACCAGTTTTTAATTGTTTTTGTAGTAGTTTTTTATGTCTCTTTAATTAGCTGTTTTTTTTTAATTTATTTGGCAAGACATAGGGGGTTGTTTCTTGATAAAGTTAAAGAGAATAAGCCCCAAAGGTTCCATCAAGATGACACTCCAAGAATAGGCGGGTTAGGCATATTCCTTGCTTTTTTAATAGGATCGTTGTTTTTTGCTAATACTTTGGCTTTAAAACTATTTTTAGCAAGTTTGCCTGTCTCCATTGGCGGATTTTTGGAAGACTCTTCAATAAAGGTAAGTCCAAAAATAAGACTAATATTGGCTTTTTTGTCTGCTTTTTTGGTTATTTTATTTACAGGAGTTTTGCTTAAGAATCTGGGCTTTGCGCCTTTTAGGCATTTACATTACGCAATAGCCTTTGTATTCACGGTTTTTGCTGTAGCTGGTGTGGTAAACTCTATAAATATAATCGACGGTTTCAACGGCCTTGCAAGTGGCTTTTCTCTGATTGCTTTAGCTGTGTTTTCTGCTGTGTCATACCAATTGCACGACACTGCCCTATTTGAAATTAGCTTGGTTTTGTTCTTTTCTACACTGGGCTTCTTTGTTTTGAACTTTCCCTTCGGCAAGATCTTTTTAGGCGACGGCGGGGCTTATTTTTTGGGTTTCATGCTTGCAGAGTTATCTGTGTTTTTAGTCTCAAGACACCCCCAGGTCTCCCCTTGGTTCTGCCTGGCAGTCATGATATACCCCGTCTGGGAGGTGATATTCTCCTTCTATAGAAAAAAGTTTTTACGCGGAACATCTCCGTTTGAACCAGATAGATTTCATTTTCATATGCTTGTTTTTCGCAGACTTACAAAATCAAACCCCAAAACATCACTCCTCATCTTGAGCTTTATCATTCCTTACGAATTTGCCCTCTATTTCTTCAAAAACCGAACATCAATCTCAATGCTCTTCATTTTGTTTTTTATAGTTGCCTACAACATGTCATACCATGCAATTGTGTGGCACAGAGGCAAACCCCCATCTTACACCTCGTAG
- a CDS encoding transposase, whose protein sequence is MESIKGIGFLTAVNLFLFFEKKQVKNRREATALIGLDPIVYESGKKKTNKRISKQGDGYIRNLIYMAGMCAIRTNDKIKEFFERLVSNGKKKKVALVACMRKLLIMALAQYKNAYLEKTH, encoded by the coding sequence ATAGAAAGTATAAAGGGCATAGGCTTTCTAACAGCCGTTAATTTGTTCTTGTTTTTTGAAAAGAAACAGGTTAAAAATAGGAGAGAGGCAACTGCGTTGATAGGATTAGACCCCATTGTATATGAATCTGGCAAAAAGAAAACAAATAAAAGAATAAGCAAACAGGGAGATGGCTATATAAGGAACCTCATCTATATGGCAGGTATGTGCGCAATAAGAACCAACGATAAAATCAAAGAGTTTTTTGAAAGACTTGTATCTAACGGCAAAAAGAAAAAGGTGGCTTTGGTTGCTTGTATGAGGAAACTGTTAATTATGGCATTGGCACAGTATAAGAATGCATACTTAGAAAAAACGCATTGA
- a CDS encoding IS256 family transposase: MYDLIFTQLKEEFKSMIERIMKEERDRYLEENKSTRANGYYTRSPKTILGQMELSIPRTRDGKFKSDVLPERKRVMFLLDDIIRAMFVSGVSSRKAGKVLENLIGCSISSQFASYISDIPKEVIEEFKNRRLDDEYPVLYIDATYLPLKRDSVEKEAVYAVLGLRYDGRRNILAYFLPGGNENTQMWREIFEDLKSRGLKNVRMIISDDLKGLSRSIEEAFPKAKHQLCWFHLKKNIKSKVRKRHWDEMLKELNQIMEAKTQEEAELLMNEFIDKWSRLYKSLNSLKSKVKNYTHFSNLNEKIKVYFSTTNWMERCFKELKDSLRIRGYLHSEDSAEKFLYLFFKDKDEKYSSRKLRYSEYLMEAFG, from the coding sequence ATGTATGATTTGATTTTTACACAATTGAAGGAAGAATTCAAGTCAATGATTGAAAGGATCATGAAAGAGGAAAGAGACAGGTACTTAGAAGAGAACAAATCAACAAGGGCAAATGGATATTACACAAGGTCACCAAAAACAATATTAGGTCAGATGGAGCTTTCCATCCCCAGAACAAGGGACGGCAAGTTCAAAAGCGATGTATTGCCTGAGAGAAAGAGGGTGATGTTTCTCCTTGATGACATAATAAGGGCAATGTTCGTGTCTGGAGTCTCATCAAGGAAGGCAGGCAAGGTTTTAGAAAATCTCATTGGATGTTCCATATCATCCCAGTTTGCAAGCTATATTTCCGACATACCAAAAGAGGTCATAGAGGAGTTCAAAAACAGAAGGTTGGATGATGAGTATCCAGTCCTATACATAGATGCAACATACCTGCCTCTGAAGAGGGACAGTGTAGAAAAAGAAGCAGTTTATGCTGTTCTGGGATTGAGATACGACGGCAGAAGAAACATACTTGCATACTTCCTACCTGGAGGCAATGAGAATACACAGATGTGGAGAGAGATATTTGAGGACCTAAAATCAAGGGGACTAAAGAATGTCAGAATGATAATCAGCGATGATCTAAAAGGGCTCTCAAGATCAATAGAGGAGGCATTCCCCAAAGCAAAGCATCAGCTATGCTGGTTTCATCTGAAGAAGAACATAAAAAGCAAGGTGAGAAAGAGACACTGGGATGAGATGCTGAAAGAGCTAAACCAGATAATGGAGGCTAAGACCCAAGAGGAGGCAGAACTCTTGATGAATGAGTTCATCGACAAATGGAGTAGGCTCTATAAATCCCTAAACAGCCTAAAAAGTAAAGTCAAGAACTATACACACTTCTCAAACCTCAATGAAAAGATAAAGGTATACTTTTCAACAACAAACTGGATGGAGAGGTGTTTCAAGGAATTAAAGGATTCTTTAAGAATTAGGGGTTATCTCCATTCTGAGGACAGTGCTGAAAAGTTCCTTTACCTTTTCTTCAAAGATAAGGATGAGAAGTATTCATCAAGAAAGCTCAGATACTCTGAATACCTGATGGAGGCTTTTGGATAG
- a CDS encoding haloacid dehalogenase-like hydrolase, whose protein sequence is MKSRLVVFDLDNTLFSINTHHYFSDHFFKSKSKFIYLIYKILSLKLFVHLYYMFTKRDIKRDFSVYMFSFFSSKILDDGLEKIFKNLDDYKIDKTFNLLNKMKSKGYKVIVLSATVDFIAKYIANKYDIEIYSSIIKNGKYYFDMTGQKVNYVDEHFSKYEKYLFVSDNKEDINKEFKNYIYVYKDMYFKNIEIESFEC, encoded by the coding sequence ATGAAAAGTAGATTGGTTGTTTTTGATTTGGATAATACACTATTTAGTATAAATACACATCACTATTTTAGTGATCATTTTTTTAAAAGTAAAAGTAAATTTATATACTTGATCTATAAAATTTTATCATTAAAACTTTTTGTTCATTTATATTATATGTTTACAAAAAGAGATATTAAAAGAGATTTTTCTGTTTATATGTTTTCGTTTTTTAGTTCTAAGATACTCGATGATGGGTTAGAAAAAATTTTTAAAAATCTAGATGATTATAAAATTGATAAAACATTTAATTTATTAAATAAAATGAAAAGTAAAGGTTATAAGGTCATAGTATTGAGTGCAACTGTTGATTTTATTGCTAAGTATATAGCTAACAAATATGATATAGAGATATATTCATCCATAATAAAAAATGGTAAATACTATTTTGATATGACGGGTCAAAAAGTAAACTATGTAGATGAACATTTTAGTAAATATGAAAAATACCTTTTTGTAAGTGATAATAAAGAAGATATAAATAAAGAATTTAAAAATTATATTTATGTGTATAAAGATATGTACTTTAAAAATATAGAAATAGAGAGTTTTGAATGTTAA